A part of Gramella sp. MAR_2010_147 genomic DNA contains:
- a CDS encoding TonB-dependent receptor, translated as MYIKVVLVFLAMLAGMSMNSQQITLEGKFADAFTEVPLPQVKVSIESLFSETVSNSNGEFRLELNNIAPGEYILKIDKSGYLLKRIPISISSEDKLMEIILLQPDPAFEQIHQNTISLSDAELLSDESEFDNIAGILQSTRDVFLNAAAFDFSQTFFRPRGLGSEYGKLLINGLEMNKMFDGRPQWANWGGLNDVQRNQVFNNGISANDFQFGGLGGTTNIMMRASKYQKGGRISLAGSNRSYTGRVMATYASGEEKNGWYYAVSLGRRFAEEGYIDGTVYDANSFFVSVEKKLGEKHFLNFSGIYTPNTRGRSAAITEEVLDLKGRTYNPYWGLQNEEIRNSRLREVKEPILMLNHFGDFSEKIKLNSSIYYQFGETSNSRIDYGGTSLNMANAQLSFVGGGANPDPSYYQKLPSYFLRFENAQNYEAAYRSRNDIITNGQLDWKSLYQANIINSQNSIYALSEDVNMDRQFTVNSNLSWELQNNLKLNASLRYQNLKSENFARIKDLLGGEQFLDIDVFVQDEIGVVSGLAAQSDLLNQNRLVGEGDRYKYDYEIGAVETEFFSQLQWTSRHIELYLAGNLEKVNYQRTGKYQNGIFPENSLGSSEIADFFNFGIKSGAVYKLSGRQNLEMNTGYFTKAPGFRNAFINPRQNNFLVNDITSEKILTGDISYRYRASFLNFRLTGYISEIKDVTEVSYYYADGLSGLERENTTAFVQEVLSEMDKKYYGLEVGAESQITSTIKLKSALALGEYIYSNNPKLSLNSASFQGNLDYGRANLKNYHLSGGPQTAAQIGFEYRDPDFWWFGVTLNYFANGFVDINPLTRTVNFQQDYDGLPLLDYNPEIASELLRQEEFEDYFLTNMVGGKSWRIKDKYLGTFISLNNIFDTFYKSGGYEQARNSNFRSLKEDLDRDLPLFSNKYWYGQGTTFFANVYLRF; from the coding sequence ATGTATATAAAGGTTGTTTTGGTTTTTCTGGCGATGCTGGCAGGCATGTCCATGAATTCCCAGCAAATCACCTTAGAAGGTAAGTTTGCAGATGCCTTTACCGAAGTGCCCTTACCACAGGTAAAAGTTTCAATCGAAAGTCTTTTTTCAGAAACAGTTTCAAATTCTAACGGAGAATTCCGGCTGGAGTTAAATAATATTGCTCCGGGAGAATATATTCTCAAAATTGATAAATCCGGTTATCTTCTTAAACGAATTCCTATTAGTATTTCTTCTGAAGATAAACTCATGGAAATTATTCTATTACAACCAGATCCCGCTTTTGAACAGATTCATCAAAATACCATCAGCCTTTCAGATGCAGAGTTGCTTTCCGATGAAAGTGAGTTTGATAATATTGCGGGCATTCTACAATCTACTCGCGATGTATTTCTCAATGCTGCTGCCTTTGATTTTAGTCAGACATTTTTCCGACCGAGAGGTCTTGGGTCAGAATATGGAAAGCTGCTCATAAACGGGCTTGAAATGAATAAAATGTTTGATGGCAGACCGCAATGGGCAAATTGGGGAGGTTTGAATGATGTACAGCGCAATCAGGTATTTAATAATGGAATTTCAGCGAATGATTTTCAATTTGGTGGGCTAGGAGGTACTACCAATATAATGATGCGAGCTTCCAAATATCAAAAAGGAGGGAGGATTTCGTTGGCCGGCTCAAATCGAAGTTATACGGGAAGGGTCATGGCTACTTATGCATCCGGGGAAGAGAAAAATGGCTGGTATTATGCAGTTTCTTTGGGAAGAAGATTTGCGGAGGAAGGATATATAGACGGGACAGTCTATGATGCAAATTCATTTTTTGTTTCCGTAGAAAAGAAACTGGGAGAGAAGCATTTTCTAAATTTTAGCGGAATCTATACTCCAAATACACGTGGACGTTCAGCCGCGATTACTGAAGAAGTACTTGACTTAAAAGGCCGAACTTATAATCCCTATTGGGGTTTGCAAAATGAGGAAATTCGAAATTCCAGATTGCGGGAAGTCAAAGAACCAATTTTAATGCTGAACCATTTTGGAGATTTTTCTGAAAAAATAAAACTGAATAGTAGTATTTACTATCAGTTTGGAGAAACTTCTAATTCCAGAATAGATTATGGAGGAACGAGCTTAAATATGGCTAATGCACAGCTTAGTTTTGTTGGAGGTGGGGCAAATCCAGATCCATCTTATTATCAAAAATTACCTTCTTATTTTCTAAGGTTTGAGAATGCTCAGAATTATGAAGCTGCCTATAGATCCCGGAATGATATTATTACTAACGGACAGCTAGATTGGAAATCTCTGTATCAGGCAAATATAATAAACTCCCAGAATTCTATTTATGCGCTTTCTGAAGATGTAAATATGGATAGACAGTTTACGGTGAATTCAAACCTAAGTTGGGAGCTTCAGAATAATTTAAAACTGAATGCTTCTTTAAGATACCAAAATCTGAAATCTGAAAATTTTGCCAGGATCAAAGATCTTTTAGGAGGAGAACAATTTCTGGATATCGATGTTTTTGTACAGGATGAAATAGGAGTAGTTTCAGGATTAGCGGCTCAAAGCGATCTATTAAATCAAAATAGATTGGTTGGGGAAGGAGACAGGTATAAATACGATTATGAAATTGGTGCGGTAGAAACCGAGTTTTTTAGTCAGTTGCAATGGACGTCCAGGCACATAGAACTTTATCTGGCAGGGAATTTAGAAAAGGTAAATTATCAGAGAACTGGAAAATATCAGAATGGAATTTTTCCCGAGAATTCGCTTGGTTCAAGTGAGATTGCCGACTTTTTTAATTTCGGAATAAAATCTGGTGCGGTCTATAAACTTTCAGGTCGGCAGAATCTTGAAATGAATACCGGCTATTTTACGAAAGCTCCCGGTTTTAGAAATGCCTTTATAAATCCAAGACAGAATAATTTTTTAGTTAATGATATCACTAGCGAAAAAATTCTTACTGGAGATATTTCCTATAGATACAGAGCTTCATTTCTCAATTTTCGGCTTACCGGATATATTTCTGAAATAAAAGATGTGACAGAAGTCTCCTATTATTATGCTGACGGGCTCTCAGGACTGGAAAGAGAAAATACAACGGCATTTGTTCAGGAGGTACTTAGTGAGATGGATAAAAAATATTATGGTCTGGAAGTAGGAGCAGAATCCCAGATTACTTCTACGATAAAACTGAAATCTGCTTTGGCTCTGGGAGAATATATCTATTCCAATAATCCAAAACTATCTTTAAATTCTGCCTCTTTTCAAGGGAATCTGGATTATGGCAGAGCTAACCTCAAAAATTATCATTTATCCGGCGGCCCACAAACCGCAGCACAGATCGGGTTTGAATATCGAGATCCGGATTTCTGGTGGTTTGGGGTCACGCTCAATTATTTCGCAAACGGATTTGTAGATATAAACCCGCTTACCAGAACCGTGAATTTTCAACAGGATTATGACGGGCTTCCTTTACTGGACTATAATCCTGAAATAGCATCAGAGCTCTTAAGACAAGAAGAGTTTGAGGATTATTTTTTGACAAATATGGTAGGGGGTAAGTCCTGGCGTATTAAAGATAAATACCTCGGGACTTTTATAAGTCTGAACAATATTTTCGACACTTTTTACAAAAGTGGTGGTTACGAGCAGGCCAGAAATTCAAATTTCAGAAGTTTGAAGGAAGACCTTGATCGTGATTTACCTCTTTTCTCAAACAAATACTGGTATGGGCAGGGAACTACCTTCTTTGCTAATGTTTATTTAAGGTTTTAA
- a CDS encoding endonuclease, translating into MRYKGFLLLSIYLLCQTAFGQEKKDYEIQTIAFYNVENLFDTEDDPETFDDDRTAGGKDAWSIEKYKLKIDHISQVLSEIGKEVTKTPPAIIGLCEIENKSVLEDLVDHPNLKDLHYGIVHFDSPDERGIDVALLYRKEHFQPINSKARKLIIYESDNPGKRDYTRDQLVVSGLLNKEEVHFIVNHWPSRGGGEARSAYKREKAAYLNKIIIDSLIKLNPEAKIISMGDFNDDPTNKSFKKVLNTKPSKKGILATELFNPMENMLKQGKGSLAYRDSWNLFDQIFMTGNLVSGSTSGYQFYQAGIFNKPYLITTSGQFRGYPARTYGYAGYEGGYSDHFPVYIYLIRAITNP; encoded by the coding sequence ATGAGATATAAGGGTTTTCTTTTGTTGAGCATTTACTTACTCTGTCAAACAGCTTTTGGTCAAGAAAAAAAGGATTATGAAATTCAAACAATCGCCTTTTATAATGTAGAAAATCTATTTGATACTGAAGATGACCCTGAGACATTCGATGACGACCGGACGGCAGGCGGAAAAGATGCCTGGAGTATTGAAAAATACAAACTGAAAATTGATCATATTAGTCAGGTGCTTTCTGAAATTGGAAAAGAAGTTACAAAAACTCCCCCGGCTATTATTGGTCTTTGCGAGATTGAAAACAAATCGGTTCTGGAAGATCTGGTAGATCATCCAAATTTAAAAGATCTTCATTATGGAATTGTTCATTTTGATTCTCCAGACGAAAGAGGGATTGACGTCGCATTGCTTTATAGAAAAGAACACTTTCAGCCCATTAATAGCAAAGCCAGAAAATTGATTATTTACGAAAGTGATAACCCAGGTAAACGAGATTATACCAGAGATCAGCTAGTTGTATCAGGCCTTTTAAATAAGGAAGAAGTTCATTTTATTGTAAATCACTGGCCCTCCCGGGGCGGTGGCGAAGCCCGTAGTGCCTATAAAAGGGAGAAAGCTGCTTATTTGAATAAAATAATTATTGATTCATTGATCAAATTAAATCCAGAGGCAAAGATCATCTCCATGGGAGATTTTAATGATGATCCCACTAATAAAAGCTTTAAAAAAGTACTGAATACAAAGCCCTCGAAAAAAGGAATATTAGCTACTGAACTTTTTAATCCTATGGAGAATATGCTAAAACAGGGAAAGGGAAGTCTGGCTTATAGGGATTCCTGGAATTTGTTCGATCAAATTTTCATGACAGGAAATCTGGTTTCGGGATCTACTTCTGGTTATCAATTTTACCAGGCAGGAATATTCAACAAACCTTATCTAATTACTACTTCTGGCCAATTTAGAGGATATCCGGCAAGAACATACGGATATGCAGGGTATGAAGGTGGTTATAGTGATCATTTTCCGGTTTATATATACCTCATAAGAGCTATCACTAATCCATAA
- a CDS encoding Ig-like domain-containing protein — MKKYTGLFLLALMLGCSGEDDSIPTPTPPVEEENPVATADELSAVQNEAYTFNRSMLLENDDIVDNAIITSIDSETETGGSITDNRDQTYTYEPADDFTGNDTFSYTICVPGDSDRCSSAVVTIIVGDAGEPVATDDSYTTQEGKAYTINNHLDNDQVVDNATVTSLESTSGNATVTIQNDGSILYEPNAFFSGQDTFTYTLCDDDETPSCSTATVTMNVEDEGSPVASDDTVVIEAGTSEEVITKLLENDDLIDDATISSVDDSGSNATIVLNNDGTVTYTPQAGFMGEDTFTYTICDDDADASCSTATVTVNIVEAVKFNVPDDLKAYYSDASFTVDPDLLYSELSDFTNAQHTNRLTYTDRHDYLYDADAALDDETMVVLVYSGELRPDDEFQLGDLDGDESFNTEHIYPQSRLNTEESVSDLHLLRVADAEINSERLNYPFIDGSGEYKLVGGDSWYPGDEWKGDVARMVMYVNLSYGDDFNEVGNLQLFLKWNREDPVSAFELQRNDVIEAAQGNRNPFIDNPFLATLIWGGDAAENRWE, encoded by the coding sequence ATGAAAAAATATACCGGACTCTTTTTGTTAGCTCTCATGCTGGGTTGCTCAGGTGAAGACGATTCTATCCCAACTCCAACACCACCAGTTGAAGAAGAAAATCCTGTAGCAACGGCAGATGAATTATCTGCTGTTCAAAATGAAGCTTATACGTTCAATAGATCTATGCTCCTGGAAAATGATGACATCGTGGATAACGCGATCATTACCAGTATAGATTCAGAAACTGAAACTGGAGGAAGCATAACAGACAATCGCGATCAAACTTATACCTACGAGCCTGCAGATGATTTTACAGGAAATGATACTTTCTCCTATACCATTTGCGTTCCTGGAGATTCAGATCGATGTTCCAGTGCAGTAGTCACGATCATTGTTGGAGATGCTGGTGAACCAGTAGCCACCGATGATAGTTATACCACTCAGGAGGGTAAAGCTTATACCATCAACAATCATCTAGACAATGACCAGGTCGTAGATAATGCTACAGTAACTTCCCTGGAAAGTACGAGTGGCAACGCAACTGTAACAATTCAGAACGATGGTAGCATACTTTATGAACCCAACGCATTCTTTTCTGGTCAGGACACGTTCACCTATACGTTATGTGACGATGATGAAACACCTAGCTGTTCTACTGCGACTGTCACTATGAACGTGGAAGATGAAGGTTCACCGGTCGCTTCAGATGACACCGTTGTAATTGAAGCTGGTACTTCCGAAGAAGTGATCACAAAACTTCTGGAAAATGATGATCTAATTGATGATGCTACAATTTCTTCTGTAGATGATTCTGGAAGTAACGCGACCATCGTCTTGAATAATGATGGAACAGTAACCTATACCCCGCAAGCCGGTTTTATGGGAGAGGATACTTTTACTTATACCATTTGTGATGATGATGCCGATGCTAGCTGTTCTACAGCTACTGTTACTGTAAATATCGTCGAAGCGGTTAAATTCAATGTTCCGGATGATCTGAAGGCATACTATTCAGACGCCAGCTTTACTGTAGATCCAGACCTGTTGTATTCAGAGCTTTCAGATTTTACAAACGCGCAACACACGAACCGCCTGACTTATACAGATCGTCATGATTATTTATATGATGCGGATGCTGCACTTGATGATGAAACTATGGTAGTACTTGTTTATTCTGGTGAACTAAGACCAGACGATGAGTTCCAGCTGGGAGATCTTGACGGTGATGAAAGTTTTAATACGGAACATATCTATCCTCAGTCTCGTTTAAATACTGAAGAATCTGTAAGCGATCTTCATTTATTAAGAGTGGCTGATGCAGAGATTAATTCAGAAAGACTTAATTATCCATTTATTGATGGTAGCGGAGAATATAAGCTTGTAGGTGGAGATAGCTGGTATCCTGGTGATGAATGGAAGGGTGATGTGGCTAGAATGGTTATGTATGTAAATCTTAGTTACGGAGATGATTTCAATGAAGTTGGAAATCTTCAATTATTTTTAAAATGGAATCGTGAAGATCCGGTTTCAGCATTCGAATTACAGAGAAATGATGTGATAGAAGCAGCTCAGGGTAATCGTAATCCATTTATCGATAATCCTTTCCTTGCTACTCTTATCTGGGGTGGTGATGCTGCGGAAAATCGTTGGGAATAA
- a CDS encoding DUF5689 domain-containing protein, whose translation MKNIKILGVLAIFTMLGCVKTDDFELPDLEISEIEIEGNITSIAAVKGNFNFETEAIYTFRETDTWFEAYVISSDAGGNFYKELIVQDKASNPTSGIHLLLDNNSLFDTYNLGRKIYVKLDGLSLWYNNGVLQLGIQNLGDVVAIPNSLIDDHIIRSEITKEIEALPIEISDFNPELKNLYVRIQDVQFDRNLVKENQLFSFASNPADQYDGERQLENCETGETVLMSTSTFSNFKSLLIPGGSGSVEGILTRNFYDEHYVIVVNTPDALQMNDERCDTEYLDCGGNQEEASKILFEENFDGVTSNTTLNSRGWTNINVSGGEKKFTPTLSAGNRILRISAYNTNESPLEAWLVTPEIDLNNSMDEILSFDILSSYDKGLILEVYITQDFTGDPRTTEWIELDANIPLGPSSSNSSIFKNSKINISCLEDKVWVGFRYLGSTFDKTTTYDLDNIRVTGE comes from the coding sequence ATGAAGAATATTAAAATTTTGGGTGTACTGGCAATTTTTACAATGTTGGGTTGTGTGAAGACGGACGATTTTGAATTGCCTGATCTTGAAATTTCGGAAATAGAGATTGAAGGAAATATTACAAGTATTGCGGCTGTAAAAGGGAATTTCAATTTTGAAACAGAAGCTATTTATACATTTCGGGAAACCGATACCTGGTTTGAAGCCTATGTGATTTCCAGTGATGCGGGAGGGAACTTTTATAAGGAATTAATTGTTCAGGATAAGGCTTCAAATCCAACTTCTGGAATACATTTATTGTTGGATAATAATTCGCTTTTTGATACTTACAATCTGGGAAGGAAGATTTATGTGAAATTAGATGGGTTGAGTCTATGGTATAATAATGGAGTTTTGCAGCTTGGAATTCAGAATTTAGGAGACGTTGTGGCCATTCCAAATTCTTTGATAGACGATCATATTATCAGGTCTGAAATTACCAAAGAGATTGAAGCTTTACCTATAGAAATTTCAGACTTTAATCCCGAATTAAAGAATCTATATGTTAGGATTCAGGACGTTCAGTTTGATAGAAATTTAGTAAAAGAAAATCAGTTATTTTCCTTTGCATCAAATCCTGCAGATCAATACGACGGAGAGCGACAATTAGAAAACTGTGAAACCGGCGAAACCGTTTTGATGAGTACGAGTACGTTTTCTAATTTTAAATCGCTCCTTATTCCGGGAGGTTCAGGAAGTGTTGAGGGGATTCTTACCCGTAATTTTTATGATGAACATTATGTAATTGTTGTAAATACCCCAGATGCTTTACAAATGAATGACGAACGTTGTGATACTGAATATCTGGATTGCGGCGGTAATCAGGAGGAAGCTTCAAAAATTTTATTCGAAGAGAATTTTGACGGAGTTACTTCCAATACCACTTTAAATTCAAGAGGCTGGACTAATATAAATGTAAGCGGCGGAGAAAAGAAGTTTACACCAACTTTATCTGCAGGCAATAGAATACTCAGAATTTCAGCGTACAATACGAATGAAAGCCCGTTAGAAGCCTGGCTGGTTACTCCTGAAATTGATTTAAATAATTCAATGGATGAGATTTTGAGTTTTGATATTCTTTCATCTTATGACAAAGGGCTGATATTGGAGGTTTATATCACTCAGGATTTTACCGGAGATCCACGAACCACAGAATGGATAGAATTAGATGCAAACATTCCTTTGGGGCCTTCCAGTTCAAACTCCAGCATCTTTAAAAATTCTAAAATTAATATCTCTTGTCTTGAAGATAAAGTATGGGTAGGTTTTAGATATCTGGGCTCAACTTTTGACAAGACTACTACTTATGATCTGGATAATATTAGAGTAACCGGGGAATAA